The following are from one region of the Pseudazoarcus pumilus genome:
- a CDS encoding TRAP transporter permease encodes MADPSKITDHELSEEELRHIVAEADTGGRRPTGFAAKLLIAVALCWSLFQLWIASPLAFSLGFGVFNDTEARSIHLAFATFLAFAAYPASKRSPRDYVPVHDWLLALAASFCAGYLFLFYDSLSTRPGLPTTPDLVAAALGIVLLLEAARRALGMPMVILAVVFLVYVFFGPYMPDMIAHRGASLNKGMSHMWLGTEGVFGVAVGVSAGFIFLFVLFGALLETAGAGNYFIKSAIALLGHLRGGPAKAAVVASASTGLISGSSIANVVTTGTFTIPLIKKVGYRPDKAAAVEVASSVNGQLMPPVMGAAAFLMVEYVGIPYTQVLKHAIVPALISYIALFYIVHLEAMKADLQGLPRREELLLRNVVVSTTLTISGLVILAAIVYWGFGWIKDVAGDASMLIVGPLLLAGYVAVVRYSARFPELHMEDPNAPIEYLPEIGPTLKSGLHFLLPVAALIWNLMVEQLSPALSAFWATMFLIFILVTQRPLFAFFRGSGEYAHWLREGFDDLFGGLVTGARNMIAIAIATATAGIIVGTVTLTGIGLVMTELVEVLSGGNLMVMLVLVALICLILGMGLPTTANYIVVSTLMAPVIVELGAQNGLLVPLIAVHLFVFYFGLMADVTPPVGLASYAAAGIANSDPIRTGFTAFGYSARTAILPFMFIFNTELLLIGIDSIAHLCLTIFVATIASMCFAAATQGWFVTRNRWYEAALLLLITFSLFRPGFWMDQLHPPFEQVPPSELTRLVETAPPNANLRIWVEGISIEGREISKGVLLPLGEPAPSATERLAQAGVGVMAFGGQVQVSTVRFGSRAARLGLEQGLTISAIELPVADRPSKDWIYIPAFALLALVWWTQRRRRGAAPAKAASRRAD; translated from the coding sequence ATGGCCGATCCAAGCAAGATCACCGACCACGAACTGAGCGAGGAAGAGCTGCGCCACATCGTCGCCGAGGCCGACACCGGCGGACGGCGTCCAACCGGTTTCGCCGCGAAGCTGCTCATCGCCGTCGCGCTGTGCTGGTCGCTGTTCCAGCTGTGGATCGCCTCGCCGCTGGCCTTCTCGCTGGGCTTCGGCGTGTTCAACGACACCGAGGCGCGCTCCATCCATCTGGCTTTCGCGACCTTCCTGGCGTTTGCCGCCTACCCGGCATCGAAGCGCTCGCCGCGCGACTACGTGCCCGTGCACGACTGGCTGCTGGCACTCGCCGCATCCTTCTGCGCCGGCTATTTGTTCCTGTTCTACGACTCGCTGTCCACCCGCCCGGGTCTGCCGACCACGCCGGATCTGGTCGCCGCCGCGCTGGGCATCGTGCTGCTGCTCGAGGCCGCACGCCGCGCGCTCGGAATGCCGATGGTGATCCTCGCCGTGGTGTTCCTGGTCTACGTGTTCTTCGGCCCCTACATGCCCGACATGATCGCGCACCGCGGCGCCTCGCTGAACAAGGGCATGAGCCACATGTGGCTGGGCACCGAAGGCGTGTTCGGCGTCGCGGTGGGCGTGTCGGCCGGCTTCATCTTCCTCTTCGTGCTGTTCGGCGCGCTGCTCGAGACCGCGGGTGCGGGCAACTACTTCATCAAGTCCGCCATCGCCCTGCTCGGCCACCTGCGCGGCGGCCCGGCCAAGGCGGCGGTGGTGGCCTCGGCATCGACCGGCCTGATCTCGGGCTCGTCGATCGCCAACGTGGTGACCACCGGCACCTTCACCATCCCGCTGATCAAGAAGGTCGGCTACCGGCCCGACAAGGCCGCGGCGGTTGAAGTGGCCTCGTCGGTCAACGGCCAGCTGATGCCACCGGTGATGGGCGCGGCGGCCTTCCTGATGGTGGAATACGTCGGCATCCCCTACACCCAGGTGCTCAAGCATGCCATCGTGCCGGCACTGATCTCCTACATCGCGCTGTTTTACATCGTGCATCTGGAGGCGATGAAGGCCGACCTGCAGGGCCTGCCGCGGCGCGAGGAACTGCTGCTCAGGAACGTCGTCGTGTCCACCACGCTGACGATCTCCGGCCTGGTCATCCTCGCTGCGATCGTCTACTGGGGTTTCGGCTGGATCAAGGACGTGGCCGGCGACGCCTCGATGCTGATCGTCGGACCGCTGCTGCTCGCCGGCTATGTGGCCGTCGTGCGCTATTCGGCGCGCTTTCCCGAACTGCACATGGAGGACCCCAACGCGCCCATCGAATACCTGCCGGAGATCGGTCCCACGCTCAAGTCCGGCCTGCATTTCCTGCTGCCGGTGGCCGCGCTGATCTGGAACCTGATGGTCGAGCAACTCTCGCCAGCACTCTCGGCCTTCTGGGCCACGATGTTCCTGATCTTCATCCTCGTCACGCAACGTCCGCTGTTCGCCTTCTTCCGCGGCTCGGGCGAATACGCGCACTGGTTGCGCGAAGGATTCGACGACCTGTTCGGCGGGCTGGTCACCGGTGCGCGCAACATGATCGCCATCGCGATCGCCACCGCCACCGCAGGCATCATCGTCGGCACGGTCACGCTGACCGGCATCGGCCTGGTCATGACCGAACTGGTCGAGGTGCTCTCGGGCGGCAACCTGATGGTGATGCTGGTGCTGGTCGCGCTGATCTGCCTGATCCTCGGCATGGGCTTGCCAACGACAGCCAATTACATCGTGGTGTCCACGCTGATGGCACCGGTCATCGTCGAACTGGGCGCGCAGAACGGCCTGCTGGTGCCACTCATCGCGGTGCACCTGTTCGTGTTCTATTTCGGCCTGATGGCCGACGTCACTCCACCGGTGGGTCTGGCCTCCTACGCCGCCGCGGGTATCGCCAACAGCGACCCGATCCGCACCGGCTTCACCGCCTTCGGCTACAGCGCGCGCACGGCCATCCTGCCGTTCATGTTCATCTTCAACACCGAGTTGCTGCTCATCGGCATCGACAGCATCGCGCATCTGTGCCTGACGATCTTCGTCGCGACGATCGCGAGCATGTGCTTCGCCGCGGCCACCCAGGGCTGGTTCGTCACGCGCAACCGCTGGTACGAGGCGGCGCTGCTGCTGCTCATCACCTTCAGTCTGTTCCGCCCCGGCTTCTGGATGGATCAGTTGCATCCGCCCTTCGAGCAGGTGCCGCCGAGCGAGCTGACGCGGCTGGTCGAGACCGCACCGCCCAACGCCAATCTGCGCATCTGGGTCGAGGGCATCTCGATCGAGGGTCGCGAGATCTCCAAGGGCGTGCTGCTGCCGCTGGGCGAACCGGCACCGAGCGCAACCGAGCGGCTGGCTCAGGCCGGCGTAGGCGTGATGGCATTCGGCGGTCAGGTGCAGGTTTCGACCGTGCGTTTCGGCAGTCGCGCCGCACGCCTCGGGCTCGAACAGGGGCTGACGATCAGCGCGATCGAACTTCCGGTAGCAGACCGACCCTCCAAGGACTGGATCTACATTCCCGCCTTCGCGCTGCTCGCGCTGGTGTGGTGGACGCAACGGCGCCGACGCGGCGCGGCACCAGCCAAGGCTGCTAGTCGTAGGGCGGATTAG
- a CDS encoding TAXI family TRAP transporter solute-binding subunit, whose translation MKRLTALAAGLALLGSLSATPVAAQQQFVTIGTGGVTGVYYAAGGAICRLINMGRKEHGIRCSVESTGGSVYNLNTIRAGELDFGVAQSDWQYHAYNGSSSFKDAGANKDLRAVFSLHPEPFTVAVRPDAGVKSFADLKGKRFNVGNPGSGTRASMEELLSAMGWTTADFSLASELRADEHGAALCDNRIDGFFYGVGHPSANIQDPTTTCGAKLVPLTGPAVDKLVTERPYYANVAIPGGLYANNPDPTPTYGVLATFVTSTNTSADVVYTMVKAVFENFEDFKKLHPALAHLKPEDMIKNGLSAPLHDGAVRYYKEKGWM comes from the coding sequence ATGAAACGACTCACCGCACTGGCCGCCGGCCTCGCACTGCTTGGCAGCCTTTCCGCGACACCCGTCGCAGCCCAGCAGCAATTCGTCACCATCGGCACCGGCGGCGTCACTGGCGTCTATTACGCAGCCGGCGGCGCGATCTGCCGCCTGATCAACATGGGCCGCAAGGAGCACGGTATCCGCTGTTCGGTCGAGAGTACCGGCGGCTCGGTCTACAACCTCAACACCATCCGCGCCGGCGAACTCGACTTCGGCGTGGCGCAGTCGGACTGGCAGTATCACGCCTACAACGGCTCGAGCAGCTTCAAGGACGCCGGTGCGAACAAGGACCTGCGCGCCGTGTTCTCGCTGCATCCGGAACCGTTCACGGTCGCCGTACGACCGGATGCGGGCGTCAAGAGCTTCGCGGATCTGAAGGGCAAGCGCTTCAACGTCGGCAACCCGGGTTCGGGCACGCGCGCATCGATGGAGGAACTGCTCTCGGCAATGGGCTGGACCACGGCCGACTTCTCGCTGGCCTCGGAACTGCGTGCCGACGAACACGGCGCGGCGCTGTGCGACAACCGCATCGACGGTTTCTTCTATGGCGTCGGCCACCCGTCGGCCAACATCCAGGATCCGACCACGACCTGCGGCGCCAAGCTGGTGCCGCTGACCGGGCCGGCCGTCGACAAGCTCGTGACCGAGCGCCCCTACTATGCCAATGTCGCGATCCCGGGCGGGCTGTACGCCAACAACCCCGATCCGACCCCGACCTACGGCGTGCTGGCAACCTTCGTCACCTCGACCAACACCTCGGCCGATGTCGTCTACACCATGGTCAAGGCGGTGTTCGAGAACTTCGAGGACTTCAAGAAACTGCACCCGGCGCTGGCTCATCTCAAACCCGAGGACATGATCAAGAACGGTCTGTCCGCGCCGCTGCACGACGGTGCCGTGCGCTACTACAAGGAGAAGGGCTGGATGTAA
- the ald gene encoding alanine dehydrogenase, which produces MRVGIPREIKNHEYRVGLLPAGVGELVARGHEVFVERGAGLGAGARDADYRAAGATLTDSAREVFDAAELIVKVKEPQPEEFAHLRAEHVLFTYLHLAPDPQQARALMDAGLTAIAYETVTDAHGGLPLLAPMSEVAGRMSVQAGAHCLEKAAGGRGVLLGGVPGVEPGHVVVLGAGTVGSNAAMIALGVGARVTVIDRSLDALRRSVNRFGTRAATLHASREAIARSLADADLVIGAVLVPGGNAPKLVTREMLVAMRAGSVIVDVAIDQGGCCESSRATTHEAPTYVEQDVVHYCVANMPGAVARSATQALNAATLPHVLALADKGWRQALTDDAHLAEGLNVHAGGIAHAEVADALGMAHQALA; this is translated from the coding sequence ATGCGCGTAGGCATCCCCCGTGAAATCAAGAACCACGAGTACCGCGTCGGCCTGCTGCCGGCCGGCGTCGGCGAACTCGTCGCGCGCGGGCACGAAGTCTTCGTCGAGCGCGGCGCCGGACTCGGGGCCGGTGCGCGCGACGCCGACTATCGCGCGGCCGGCGCAACGCTGACGGACTCCGCGCGCGAGGTCTTCGACGCGGCCGAGCTGATCGTCAAGGTCAAGGAGCCGCAGCCCGAAGAGTTCGCCCACCTGCGCGCCGAGCATGTGCTGTTCACCTATCTGCATCTGGCACCCGATCCGCAGCAGGCGCGCGCGCTGATGGATGCCGGCCTCACCGCGATCGCCTACGAAACCGTCACCGATGCCCACGGTGGCCTGCCGCTGCTCGCGCCGATGTCGGAAGTCGCCGGGCGCATGAGCGTGCAGGCCGGCGCGCATTGTCTGGAGAAGGCCGCCGGCGGGCGCGGCGTGTTGCTCGGCGGCGTGCCCGGCGTGGAACCGGGACACGTCGTCGTACTGGGTGCCGGCACGGTCGGCAGCAACGCGGCGATGATCGCCTTGGGCGTGGGCGCACGCGTGACCGTGATCGACCGCTCGCTCGACGCGCTGCGCCGCAGCGTGAATCGTTTCGGCACGCGCGCGGCGACGCTGCACGCGAGTCGCGAGGCCATTGCACGCAGCCTCGCCGATGCCGATCTGGTGATCGGCGCGGTGCTGGTTCCGGGCGGTAACGCACCGAAACTGGTCACGCGCGAGATGCTCGTCGCGATGCGCGCGGGCAGCGTCATCGTCGACGTGGCGATCGATCAGGGCGGCTGCTGCGAGAGTTCGCGCGCCACCACCCACGAGGCGCCGACCTACGTCGAGCAGGACGTCGTGCACTATTGCGTGGCGAACATGCCCGGCGCGGTGGCACGCAGCGCGACCCAGGCGCTCAACGCCGCGACCCTGCCCCATGTGCTGGCGCTCGCCGACAAGGGCTGGCGGCAGGCGCTGACCGATGACGCGCATCTGGCCGAAGGGCTCAACGTACACGCGGGCGGCATCGCGCACGCCGAAGTCGCCGATGCCCTCGGCATGGCGCACCAGGCGCTCGCCTGA
- a CDS encoding putative toxin-antitoxin system toxin component, PIN family, with translation MNVPARAVLDTNTVMALWWWQDAKLAPLARAIDTGAFLLAAREDTLEELTRVLAYRQFAIPAERQTHIAATYRARCALPTPSSPESAPLPMCRDADDQKFLELARDANAALLISRDKALLRLDRHRLVRSLYRIRTPEAVCAELEAH, from the coding sequence ATGAACGTGCCCGCGCGGGCGGTGCTCGACACCAACACGGTGATGGCGCTGTGGTGGTGGCAGGATGCGAAGCTCGCGCCGCTGGCGCGAGCGATCGACACCGGTGCGTTCTTGCTGGCCGCGCGCGAGGACACGCTCGAGGAACTGACCCGCGTGCTCGCCTACCGCCAGTTCGCGATCCCGGCCGAGCGGCAGACGCACATCGCCGCGACCTATCGCGCGCGGTGCGCGCTCCCGACCCCATCCTCGCCCGAATCTGCGCCCCTGCCCATGTGCCGCGACGCCGACGACCAGAAGTTCCTGGAGCTGGCGCGCGACGCCAACGCTGCGCTGCTGATCAGCCGCGACAAGGCCCTGCTGCGACTCGACCGCCACCGTCTGGTGCGCTCGCTGTACCGCATCCGCACGCCCGAAGCGGTGTGTGCCGAACTCGAAGCGCACTGA
- the phaC gene encoding class I poly(R)-hydroxyalkanoic acid synthase, giving the protein MAATTQDKPTPPDPQEVAATYAEVAQRASKMLQEHMHRQMREGVKAPTDELGVAQAFMDMSAKLFADPMRLAQAQFKLSMDYMSLWHNAMQRMMGIPVEPVATPEKGDRRFRDDEWEDHFLFDFIKQSYLITARHIHDTVSGVEGLDEQTQKKVDFFTRQYVDALSPSNFAMTNPEVLRETVASNGANLVRGLDNLLRDIEHGDGELRIRMTDLEAFELGRNVATSPGKVVFQNELMQLVQYSPSTDKVRKRPLLIVPPWINKFYILDLREKNSLIKWCVDQGNTVFVISWVNPDERLAQLGFDAYLRDGVLAALDAVEQQTGERQVNAVGYCLGGTLLATAQAWLTAKRQKRIASTTFLTTLTDFSEPGELGVFIDEQQVASLERKMSERGYLEGSEMATTFNMLRSNDLIWSFVVNNYLLGKDPFPFDLLYWNSDSTRLPAKMHSFYLRNMYLENRLVEPGGIEIDGVKIDLGKVRTPAYFISTVEDHIAPWKSTYIGARHLGGPVRFVLGGSGHIAGIVNPPVANKYCYWTPGSDELPESADDWLANAQQQAGSWWDDWNAWLEAQDGNSARVAARDPAAGPLEAIEEAPGSYVKFRLDRKAEADTPA; this is encoded by the coding sequence ATGGCCGCCACGACGCAGGACAAGCCCACCCCGCCCGATCCGCAGGAAGTCGCCGCGACCTATGCCGAAGTCGCGCAGCGCGCGTCGAAGATGTTGCAGGAACACATGCACCGGCAGATGCGCGAAGGCGTGAAGGCGCCGACGGACGAACTCGGCGTTGCCCAGGCCTTCATGGACATGTCGGCCAAGCTGTTCGCCGACCCGATGCGGCTGGCACAGGCGCAGTTCAAGCTCTCGATGGATTACATGAGCCTGTGGCACAACGCCATGCAGCGCATGATGGGCATCCCCGTCGAGCCGGTGGCCACGCCAGAGAAGGGCGACCGACGCTTCCGCGACGACGAGTGGGAAGATCACTTCCTGTTCGATTTCATCAAGCAGTCCTATCTGATCACCGCGCGCCACATCCACGACACGGTCTCCGGTGTCGAGGGGCTGGACGAACAGACGCAGAAGAAGGTCGATTTCTTCACGCGTCAGTATGTCGACGCGCTCAGCCCGTCGAACTTCGCGATGACCAACCCCGAGGTGCTGCGCGAGACCGTCGCCAGCAACGGCGCGAATCTGGTGCGCGGGCTGGACAACCTGCTGCGCGACATCGAACACGGCGACGGCGAGCTGCGCATCCGCATGACCGACCTCGAGGCCTTCGAACTGGGCAGGAACGTCGCCACCAGCCCCGGCAAGGTCGTCTTCCAGAACGAGCTGATGCAGCTCGTGCAGTACTCGCCGTCCACCGACAAGGTGCGCAAGCGTCCGCTGCTGATCGTGCCGCCGTGGATCAACAAGTTCTACATCCTCGACCTGCGCGAGAAGAACTCGCTGATCAAGTGGTGCGTGGACCAGGGCAATACGGTGTTCGTGATCTCCTGGGTCAATCCGGACGAGCGCCTGGCGCAACTGGGCTTCGACGCCTATCTGCGCGATGGCGTGCTGGCTGCGCTCGACGCCGTCGAACAGCAGACCGGCGAACGCCAGGTCAACGCCGTGGGCTATTGCCTGGGCGGCACGCTGCTGGCCACGGCGCAGGCCTGGCTCACCGCCAAACGCCAGAAGCGCATCGCCTCGACCACCTTCCTGACCACGCTCACCGACTTCTCCGAGCCGGGCGAGCTGGGTGTGTTCATCGACGAGCAGCAGGTCGCCAGCCTCGAGAGGAAGATGAGCGAACGCGGCTATCTCGAAGGCTCGGAGATGGCCACCACCTTCAACATGCTGCGCTCGAACGACCTCATCTGGTCCTTCGTCGTGAACAACTACCTGCTCGGCAAGGACCCGTTCCCGTTCGACCTGCTCTACTGGAACTCGGATTCGACGCGCCTGCCGGCGAAGATGCACAGCTTCTACCTGCGCAACATGTATCTGGAGAACCGCCTGGTCGAGCCCGGAGGCATCGAGATCGACGGCGTCAAGATCGATCTGGGCAAGGTCAGGACGCCGGCCTACTTCATCTCCACGGTCGAGGATCACATCGCGCCGTGGAAGAGCACCTACATCGGCGCGCGCCATCTGGGCGGGCCGGTGCGCTTCGTGCTCGGCGGCTCGGGCCACATCGCCGGCATCGTCAATCCGCCGGTGGCCAACAAGTACTGCTACTGGACGCCGGGCAGCGACGAGTTGCCGGAGAGCGCGGACGACTGGCTGGCCAACGCGCAGCAGCAGGCCGGCTCGTGGTGGGACGACTGGAACGCCTGGCTCGAGGCGCAGGACGGCAACAGCGCCCGCGTGGCCGCACGCGACCCGGCCGCCGGTCCGCTCGAAGCCATCGAGGAAGCGCCCGGCAGCTATGTGAAGTTCCGCCTCGACCGCAAGGCGGAAGCCGACACGCCGGCATGA
- a CDS encoding MBL fold metallo-hydrolase, giving the protein MSRSDPLDYPFGEVPAPTTPTRVAPGVSWVRMPLPFALDHINLWMLDDGDDMVLVDTGFGTDETRAHWRRILEADGRRISGVVVTHFHPDHLGLAAWIAARDDATVYMTEAEYLEALALWHQLPGHCVADMVAFFRSHGLPEPRLAALEARGNTYRRGVPELPRTHRRIFHGDRLTIGGRHWRVVVGHGHAPEHASLYCAEDGILISGDMLLPRISTNVSVQAAAPLDDALGCFLLSLQRIIDLPGNTLVLPSHGKPFRGIRARIEQLEAHHAERCSAVLQALDRPMSAGELLPVLFPRELDNHQVMFAMGEAVAHLNHLAQRGLVERVSGDDGTVRFARRHRN; this is encoded by the coding sequence GTGAGCCGTTCCGACCCGCTCGACTACCCCTTCGGCGAAGTCCCCGCACCCACCACACCGACCCGCGTGGCGCCCGGCGTGTCCTGGGTGCGCATGCCGCTGCCCTTCGCCCTCGATCACATCAACCTGTGGATGCTCGACGACGGCGACGACATGGTGCTGGTCGACACCGGCTTCGGCACCGACGAGACGCGCGCGCACTGGAGGCGCATTCTGGAGGCCGACGGCCGACGCATCTCGGGCGTGGTGGTCACGCACTTTCACCCCGACCATCTCGGCCTGGCCGCATGGATCGCCGCGCGCGACGACGCAACGGTGTACATGACCGAGGCGGAATACCTCGAAGCGCTGGCCCTGTGGCACCAGTTGCCCGGACATTGCGTGGCCGACATGGTCGCCTTCTTCCGCAGCCATGGCCTGCCCGAGCCGCGCCTGGCGGCACTCGAGGCGCGTGGCAACACCTACCGGCGCGGCGTACCGGAACTGCCACGCACGCACCGGCGCATCTTTCACGGTGACCGCCTGACCATCGGCGGTCGCCACTGGCGCGTCGTCGTCGGCCACGGCCATGCGCCCGAGCACGCCAGCCTGTATTGCGCCGAGGACGGCATACTGATCTCCGGGGACATGCTGCTGCCGCGCATCTCGACCAACGTCAGCGTCCAGGCCGCGGCCCCGCTCGACGATGCGCTGGGATGCTTCCTGCTTTCGCTGCAGCGCATCATCGACTTGCCCGGCAACACGCTCGTGCTACCATCACATGGCAAGCCGTTCCGCGGAATCCGGGCTCGTATCGAACAACTCGAAGCCCACCACGCGGAACGCTGCAGCGCAGTATTGCAGGCGTTGGATCGACCCATGAGCGCGGGCGAACTGCTGCCCGTGCTGTTCCCTCGCGAACTCGACAACCATCAGGTGATGTTCGCGATGGGCGAAGCCGTCGCCCACCTGAACCACCTCGCGCAACGCGGTCTGGTCGAGCGCGTGAGTGGTGACGATGGCACGGTACGTTTCGCACGAAGACACCGCAACTGA
- a CDS encoding 2-hydroxychromene-2-carboxylate isomerase, which yields MADPIDFWFDFSSPYGYMMAERIDTLAAKHGREVKWRPFLLGAVFKHTGGQPLPSQPMKGPYSKHDLARSARFLGLPFTMPEAFPVSTHQACRVFYWLESRNPRLAHEFAIGVFHAYFVDGRDISQMDVLEGVAGKLDIAPEAVAGATADDAVKAHLREVCEVAIASGVFGSPFVVIDGEPFWGVDRLPQIERWLEQGGF from the coding sequence ATGGCCGACCCCATCGATTTCTGGTTCGACTTCTCGTCCCCCTACGGCTACATGATGGCCGAGCGCATCGACACGCTCGCCGCCAAGCATGGGCGCGAGGTCAAGTGGCGCCCCTTCCTGCTGGGTGCGGTGTTCAAGCACACCGGTGGTCAGCCCTTGCCTTCCCAGCCGATGAAGGGGCCGTACAGCAAGCACGACCTGGCGCGCAGCGCGCGCTTTCTCGGTCTGCCGTTCACGATGCCCGAGGCCTTTCCGGTGTCCACGCACCAGGCCTGCCGCGTTTTCTACTGGTTGGAGTCGCGTAATCCACGCCTCGCCCACGAATTCGCGATCGGCGTGTTTCATGCCTATTTCGTAGACGGGCGCGACATCTCGCAGATGGACGTGCTCGAGGGTGTCGCCGGCAAGCTCGACATCGCCCCCGAGGCAGTGGCCGGCGCGACCGCCGACGATGCGGTCAAGGCCCATCTCCGCGAGGTGTGCGAAGTGGCGATCGCCAGCGGCGTGTTCGGCTCGCCCTTCGTCGTCATCGACGGCGAGCCCTTCTGGGGTGTGGACCGCCTGCCGCAGATCGAGCGCTGGCTCGAACAGGGCGGCTTCTGA
- a CDS encoding hydroxymethylglutaryl-CoA lyase encodes MTLPSRVRIVEVGPRDGLQNEPLPVSVETKAELVARLADAGLTTIETTAFVSPRWVPQMADAAKVMARVNASRRPGVRHTVLTPNLKGFEAARAAGVDEVAVFAAASESFSQRNINCSIDESLTRFEPVLAAAREASLPVRGYISCVAGCPYEGAVAPRAVADIAARLIAMGCFEVSLGDTIGSGNPATIRAMLDAVLARVPAAQLAGHYHDTWGMAIANILVSLEAGIAVFDASVGGLGGCPYAPGASGNVATEDVQWLMQGLGIDTGVDLDALVDTAAWISNELGRRPASRVAPARLAQRGKACENR; translated from the coding sequence ATGACTCTGCCTTCACGTGTGCGCATCGTCGAGGTTGGCCCGCGCGACGGCCTGCAGAACGAGCCGCTACCGGTCTCGGTCGAGACCAAGGCGGAACTGGTTGCACGCCTGGCCGATGCCGGGCTGACGACGATCGAAACCACCGCCTTCGTCTCGCCCCGGTGGGTGCCGCAGATGGCCGATGCCGCCAAGGTGATGGCGCGCGTCAATGCCTCGCGTCGCCCCGGCGTGCGCCACACCGTGCTGACGCCCAACCTGAAGGGCTTCGAGGCGGCGCGCGCGGCCGGTGTGGACGAGGTCGCGGTGTTCGCCGCGGCGTCCGAATCGTTCAGCCAGCGCAACATCAACTGCAGCATCGACGAGTCGCTGACGCGTTTCGAGCCGGTGTTGGCGGCCGCGCGCGAGGCGAGCCTGCCGGTGCGCGGCTACATCTCCTGCGTGGCCGGCTGCCCGTACGAAGGCGCGGTCGCGCCGCGTGCGGTGGCCGATATCGCGGCGCGGCTCATCGCCATGGGTTGCTTCGAGGTATCCCTGGGCGACACCATCGGTAGCGGCAACCCGGCCACCATCCGCGCCATGCTCGACGCCGTGCTCGCACGCGTTCCCGCTGCGCAGCTGGCCGGGCACTATCACGACACCTGGGGCATGGCGATCGCCAACATCCTGGTCTCGCTCGAGGCCGGCATCGCGGTGTTCGACGCCTCGGTCGGCGGGCTGGGCGGCTGTCCGTACGCGCCGGGCGCCTCGGGCAACGTCGCCACCGAAGACGTGCAGTGGCTGATGCAGGGGCTGGGCATAGACACCGGCGTCGATCTGGACGCGCTCGTCGATACCGCCGCGTGGATCAGCAATGAACTGGGCCGCAGGCCGGCTTCGCGCGTCGCGCCCGCACGTCTGGCGCAGCGCGGCAAGGCCTGCGAGAACCGATGA
- a CDS encoding DUF1289 domain-containing protein translates to MESASPCIGTCRIDANGLCAGCARTLDEIARWGGMDIDARRRVLARLRERRAAIDCGGSAR, encoded by the coding sequence ATGGAATCTGCCTCGCCGTGCATCGGCACCTGCCGCATCGACGCCAACGGCCTGTGCGCCGGTTGCGCGCGCACGCTCGACGAGATCGCGCGCTGGGGTGGCATGGACATCGACGCCCGGCGTCGGGTGCTGGCGCGGTTGCGCGAGCGCCGCGCCGCAATCGACTGCGGGGGTTCGGCGCGATGA
- a CDS encoding DUF1289 domain-containing protein yields MNDECLGLCDIDWEAGVCQGCGRATDEIFGSGSGAEAEPAPAASDDE; encoded by the coding sequence ATGAACGACGAATGCCTCGGCTTGTGCGACATCGACTGGGAGGCCGGGGTGTGCCAGGGCTGTGGCCGCGCCACCGACGAGATCTTCGGGAGCGGGAGCGGTGCGGAAGCGGAACCTGCACCGGCGGCGAGCGATGACGAATGA